The genomic DNA GGCAAGAGGGTGACAAAATCTTCCAGCCGCTGCCCGGCTGCAGAAAAGAGCGCTTCATAGACGTTCCGCATCGTAATTACCGAAGGGCCGCAGTCCCAGCGGAAGCCATTGGCGCGCTGTTCGCTCATCTTGCCGCCGACCTGTTCATTTTGCTCCAGCAAGACAACGCGGCGCCCGGCGCTTCCCAGAGAGATGGCGGCGGCTAAACCGCCCACACCGCCACCCAGGATCGTTACAGGCTGCGTGGAATCCGTCATAACAGGGTAAGTTTACCCTGAATCTGGCGGGGAGAGGCAATTTTTAAGATAAAATCCGGGTCGGTATGGCGAAGACGAACTGCAACCCATTTCCCTTACCGGTGATTGTCTTTCTCATCCTCTGGATTCTGACCATGATCGCTTTGCCGATTGTTGGCTGGACTCTGGGCGAAGCCGCTCTGCGCCAGGGGATGTCGCTGGGGGTGTTGATGCAATTTGCGGCGGTCAGCGCAGCCTTGCTGGCACAATGGGGCTGGCGGCGTACTTTACGCGTTTTCTTCCTGGTCATGGGGGTGGCTTTCCTTGCCGAGTGGGTGGGTTCGAGCAGCGGCTTCCCTTTTGGGAAATATCATTACACGCCCTTGCTGCAACCCCAACTGGCTGGCGTGCCGCTCTTAATTCCGCTGGCGTGGATGATGATGTTGCCGCCCGCCTGGGCGGTTGCCCAAACCATCCTGGGCGAGAGGGTGAACTCAGGCAAATGGCAGACAACGCTGCTTGCCGCGCTCGCCTTTACCGCCTGGGATCTCTTCCTTGACCCTCAGATGACCGCCTGGGGCTTTTGGGTTTGGGAACAGCCCGGCGCTTATTTTGGCATCCCGCTGGTCAATTTTGGCGGCTGGATTCTGGTCTCGGCGTTGATCACTGCCCTGGTCAAGCCGTCCGAGCTGCCCCGCCAGCCGCTCCTGCTCATCTATGCCGTTACCTGGCTCTTGCAAAGCATTGGGCTGGGCATTTTCTGGTCGCAACCCGCTCCTGCCCTGGTCGGCTTTGTGGTCATGGGGTTGTTTGTCGCCCTGGCGTTCAAAGCCTGGCGCACAACGGCGCAGGCAGAAAAAACGCTCGCGGCCGGACGGGGTTGAGCGGACTGACATTTTGCTGAAAGGAGTCCTTCTTCGGTGCTAGAAACCTTCCTGTGGGTGCTGATTTCCTTCCTGAGCGGCTCGCTGCCGTTTGCCGTCTGGCTGGGGCGATTGAAGGGGAAAGATGTCCGCCAGGTGGGCGATCGCAACCCCGGCGCCATCAACGCCTTTCGGGCAGGATGGAAATGGATCGGGCTGGCTGTCTTGCTCCTGGATGTCTCCAAAGCCGCTGCCCCCATCGGGCTGGCTTATTACGAGTTTGGGTGGCGCGGCGCTCGCCTGGTGCCGATTGCCCTCGCCCCGATGCTGGGACATGCCTATTCGCCGTTTCTGGGCTTGCGCGGCGGCAAGGCGATCGCCACCGCGCTCGGGGTGTGGATTGGCCTGACCCTCTGGCGGGTGCCGCTGGTCGCTCTGCCGACTTTGACCATCGTTTACCTCTGGCTGCGCAACTCCGGCTGGGCGCTGCTCATCACGCTTGCGACGATCGGCATTTACCTTTTACTCTTCAATCCCGATCCGATCTTGCTGATCGTCCTGCTCCTGCAAAGCGCCCTCCTGCTCTGGAAACATCGCCAGGACCTGCGTCAACCTCCCTGGCACAAGCCGTCTGGCGTGGCGCCAGCCTGAGCTTCTGCCAATCCTCCGCGCCGATGAGCCTGTTTCGAGCCTGCTCTGCTGAATCCATTGCGCGCCCGAGGCACTTCGCAAGGGCGACGCTGGCGCTTACAACCTGCAGAGGTGCAACTGGATTGACCGACTGAGCGCATGAGTGACTGGCTGATCCTTTCCTTCACTCCTCTGATCATCATTGCCGCCGTGGCGGTTCTGAATGCCTTTACCTTCCCCCGCTTGCGCCCCACGCCTCCTCCGCAAACGGCGCCTTTTGTCTCGATCCTGATTCCGATGCGCAACGAAGCCCTGCGCATCGGCGAAACGGTGCGCAGCCTGCTCGCCCAAACGTACCCTCAGTTCGAGATCATTCTGCTGGATGACCAGTCGGAGGATGGGTCGGCGCAGGCTGCGGCGGCTGCCGCACAGGGCGACCCGCGCCTGAAAATCCTGAGCGGGGCGCCCTTACCCACAGGCTGGCTGGGGAAGAATTGGGCCTGTCATCAGGCTGCCCAACATGCCTGCGGGGAGTATCTGCTCTTCAGCGATGCCGATGTGCGCTGGCATCCGCAAGCCCTCGCGGCCCTGGTCGAGCAAGCCCGGCGCAGCAACGCCGACCTGTTGACCTGCTGGCCGACCCAGCAAACCGTCACCTGGGGCGAACGATTGACGGTGCCGCTGATGGCTTTCACGATTTTAGCTTACCTGCCGGTTCTGGCTGTGCACTACCTGCCCTTTCGCGTCTTTGCGGCTGCTATGGGGCAGTGCCTGCTCTTTCGGCGAGGTGCCTACGAACAGATTGGCGGGCATCAGGCGGTGCGCGGGCGGGTGGTGGAGGATATGGCTTTTGCGTATGCCATCAAAGCCGCCGACTTGCGCCTGCGCGCCTGCGATGCCAACGGCTTGCTGCAAACGCGCATGTATGGCAGTTGGACAGAAGTCCGCAATGGGTTTGCCAAAAACATCCTGGCAGGGCACGCCAATTCGGTCTGGTTCTTGCTCTTCTCGGCCGTCTTTCACTGGTGGCTGTTCGTCGTTCCGTGGCTGCTGGCGTTGAGCCAGGCCTCCTGGGAGGCTGCCCTGTTCGGACTGCTAGGGGTGCTGACGCGCATGTTGACCGCCGTGATCAGCCGCCAGCGCGCTCGCGATGCCCTGCTTCTGCCGCTCTCGGTCGTCCTGATGACCCTTATCGCCGCCCAATCGATCTGGGGACACTGGAAAGGGCAGAGCGTCTGGAAAGGGCGGCGCATCGCCACCTGACGGCAGCCTTTAAGGCACAGACGAGGGCGGGAGGTTGTGAATCGCTTTGGCAGCCTGCAAGCCCGATTCAAAAGCCCCTTGAATCCAGGCGTGGTAGAGTGAGGCGTGCTCGCCGGCGAAGTAGATGCGCCCTTCGGGTTTGACGATCTCGTCGTGCAAGAGGGTTTGCTGACCGGGGTCAAAGAGGGCAAAAGCGCCTCCGGCAAAGGGGTCGTCATGCCACATATACGAAGCGCCAACCTCAAATTCTTTGAGAATCTGAGGGTGGATAGCAGCCACGTTCTCCAGGGCTTGCTCGATGCGTTCGTGCGGAGGCAGAGAACCCCAGCGCTGGGCATCCTCCGACCAGGTGTAGCTGGCGAGCAAAATGCCGCGCCCGCTCTCCTTGCCGTAGTCGGTGTAATAGAGGTTGCGGATCGGCAAATCGGTGACCGTCCCGCCGCCGTAGATGCCCTCATCCGTTTCCCAGAAGCGCCGGCGGGTCTGGAAGAAAATTTTGGCGGAGGCATCGTAATGCAACTGGCGGATGGCGCGCTGCTTGGGGCGCGTAAAGGGTTTGAGGATTTCGATATGGCGCAAAACCGGAAACGGGATGGTCAGGATGGCGTAGTCAGCCTGGGCTTGAAATCGCCCGGCGGCGGTCTGGTAATGAAAGATCACCGCTTCGGGGGTCTGGTCAATGGCGATTACTTTTGCCCCATAGCGAATGGCCTGCCCCACGCTGGGCAGAAAGGCTTCGACCAGGCGATCCATGCCGCCGACAATCTGACACATGTTGGTATAGTACCGGCCGGCATCCTCGCGAAAGAGTTCCAGGAAGGACGAGTTCATCATCGCTTCCTGGTTGTTCAACAAGCCGAACATCTCGATCATCCCCTCCGACCAGCCCTTCAACTCCAGGAATTCGCGCACCGAATAGGCATCATATTCAGCGTAGATTTGCTGCCAGGCGCTCTCTCCTTCTTTTTCAATGAGCTCGATCAGAGGGCGGATGGTCTCCTCCCAGTAAGCGCCGGCGATTTTTCCCCTTTCGTGGGGGGCTGTGTCGAAGCCCATCCGTTCGGGATTGGATTCCACTTCGGAGCGCCTCCACTTGACCCCGCCGAGATAAATATACGCGTTGGGGTTATCCATGACGAAATCGCGGGTCGGCAGGTTGAATTTTTCGACATAAGCCATCGTCAGGGTATGCGAGCGAGGGATGCGCATGGCGCCGGCTTCGCCGTATAAACCGGGCGCAAAGGGTTCGCGCAGCGTATGAATGCGCCCGCCCGGTCGCTGGCGGGCTTCCAGGATTAAGACTTCGTGCCCGGCGCGGATCAACGCCTCGCCAGCCGCCAGACCGGCCAGACCCGCCCCGGCGATCAGGACGCGTTTGGGAGAGGCGTGAGGATAAAGGCTTCCCAGCCCACGTTGAGCGATGGCAACCAGTTCTGAGATAGAAGACGTCGAGACCATACATACCTCCAGGAGACGAACGGGGGATTTTCCTGTCCAGCAGCCGGGGGTTTTGGGGACAGGGTCGGAGCGGCCAAAACAGGATAATTGGGGGTATTATAATCTAAATTGCTGGGCGTAGAGAGCGTCTATTTGTGGTTTTGTCTGCCCTGAATTCCCAAGCTATCGATCAAAAATTTTGCATTGAACTATGGGAAAAAGCCGAGAGTATGGGGATGCAAGATTAAACGAAAGGCAAACACCATCTTATTGTTGTTTTTTGGCTCGATCTGGGCCGGCTTTCTGCGCCTCGGGAAAAGAGAGCGATAATTGAACCGCTTTCTCTCCGCGAGAGGGCGCAGCTTTGGAGTTGTCCCCCTCGTCCAATACAGAAGACTTCCACCCTGCAACCCTCTGCTGAAACCATTCCTTGATCGATTTCCCGTCAAAAGGATATGGATGAGGCAGGTTAATTCCTCCCTGCTTGATCAGTTCCCGGTTGCCGGCGGGGGTTTGCGCGCCCCAATCAACGACAAAGAGTGGCACCCAGCGCTTTTTCAAGTTTTCCTTTGCCCCTGCCCATGTGCCGCCTTTGTTGAGATCACTCTGGATCACCACGGCAACATCCGCCAGAGCGTAAATGATGGCGTTGCGGTACATTGCCTTCCAGACTTGAAAACCTTTCTCCGGCAGGAAGGGCGTTGCCAGGCACATGCGTTTCTTCTCAATCGCCCGCCGGTATTCAACCGTTCGCATCACTTCCGTCAGGGGATGCGCCAGAACCCCAACGGTATATCCATCCACGCCTTCCAGCGCCGCTTTCATGCAGGTTTCATCCACCCCTTTGGCACCGCCGGAATACACCACCAACCCAGCCTGACCGCAAATCTCCCCCAGTTCGCGGGTTATTTGTAAGACCCGCTGATCGATTTGACGTGACCCAACCACCGCGATACCGGGTTGCCCCAACAGGGCTTTGTCGCCGGCGTAGAACAGAAAGGGGGGGGCTTGATTGCCCAGACGCTTCCTCAGCCGCTCTGGATAGTCATCGTCCACAAGGGTTACAACCTGAATCCCCCGGTTTCCCAAGCTTTCCAGGTGGAAGCTCAAAGTTCCACCGCTGCGCAGTAAGGAGTGAATTGCTCCCACTTTTTTCATAAGTGGATCACCCTCCAACAGTCCTTCGAGCTGTGGGTAATTGAGGCTTAACAGGTCTTCTGGTTCAAGCGAACGTTGTTTCAGTAGATGGGCAAAACTGTGCCATTCACCCGGCGATAAGACCTGATTCTTTTCCTCTTCTTCACTTTTTGCCTGAAAAGGGCAACAGAGCATTAAAACTACTTTGGCGTTTTCCGAGAGTTGCATTTGTTTCATCCTCCTCGGGTTGAGGCGCTGGCAAGCGCAAAAGGATAGACTTTGCCACTTCCCGCTTTTCGCAACAGATATGCCGCAATGGTTAGCGTCCATCCAGAATCGCAGATATCATCCACCAGGAGAACTGCTCCCTGCGGCAGGGTTTGGGAGTGATCGAATCCCAGCGATTCTAGCACATTGCGGGCTTGCATGGCGCTGTTTTGCATGGTTTTCTGGGCGGGGGCATCGCTTGTCTTGCGCAGCACCATCTTAAAAGGTAAGCCCAGGCGAGCGGCAAGGCGCTGGGCAAAATCCGGGACAAGCTGCGGATGACGCAAGGAGGGAATCGCCGTGACCCAGGTGATCTTCTCTCGAATGCCCCAAGTCGTGGAGATAAACTCGGCTGCGGCGTTCACCAATTCGTCAGAATATCTGCCATCTTGATATTTCCCCTGCTGGACTGCCTTTCCGAGTTTTCCTTCATTGTACATACTCAAACAATACCCCATCTCTGAGCGCATATCGTTCGGAATTCGGCTTTGAGAATCCTTTATGACTCCAGCAGGAAACTGTTTGCGAGGCAGAATCTGGATAAGATAATTGCGCAGAAACTGCTGAGCTTCGTCCAACAACTCTTCAGGCACTTGTGTGCTGAAACCTTTCTGGAGACAATTGACGCACCGCCCACAGGCGCTGGCGTGAGGGTCATCCAGGGCTTTCAGTAAAAATTCCATCAGACAAGCTGAATGCGACACATATTGCTTGATTTGCTCCACTTCCTGGCGTTTGATGTTTAAGACGCGCTCAATCCGCTCAAGGTCGGGTTGCCATGGATTGACTGTTCTGGAGAAATGATTGTTTTCAGCTTTAACGACTGCACCTTCCAACTCTAAGAGCCGCAATGCCTGTTCGATGACTTTTTTGCTTGCATTAACTTTCGATCCGAGCTGGTTAAGAGTCAACGAATCAACTTCTTCCAGAGCCGCTAAAATCGCCTGGAACACAGCTTGTTGGGGAAAGGCATTTTCGATAAAGTAAGCATGAATGTCGTCTTCTTCTTCACCGCTGAGCAAAATGCCGTAGGCATCGCAACCGTCCCGTCCGGCACGCCCCACCTGCTGATAATACTCCACAACCGAGCGGGGACGTTGATAATGGATGATAAAACGTACATCGGGTTTATCAAAACCCATCCCCAAAGCAATGGTCGCAACCAGAATTGAGACCTGGTTTTCAAAAAATTGATTCTCTAATTGCTCTCTCTGTTCTGTAGCCAGATCGGCATGATAGGCTTCAGCATTGAAGCCTTTAGTTTTCAACCATTTGGCTACGCGCTCGGCATCGCGGACAGTCTGACAATAGACGATTCCGCTTCCCCGGCTTGTTAAGGAACGCAGATTTTTCGCCAGCCAGGCGAGGCGGTGAGCTGGATCGGGGATGGACAAAGTCTGGAGCTTTAGCGAAGAGCGCATCAAGGGGCCGCGATAGATTTTGAGTCCAGAACCCAATTGATTTTGGACATCTTCCACGACGCGCTGGTTGGCTGTGGCAGTTGTTCCCAGCACCGGCACGTTTTTCGGGAGTAGATTGACGATGCGCACAATGCGCAAATAATCTGGACGAAAATCGTGCCCCCAATCGGAAATACAATGGACTTCGTCCACCACAAGCATCCCAATCGAATTATGAAAAAGGGGCAGAGTTTGACTTAAGAAATGCCGGTTGTTCAGACGTTCTGGGGAAATCAAAAGGATATCCAGTGCGTCCTTTTGTAGACAGATTTCGACGTTTTCCCATTCATGTTCATTTTCCGAATTGATGGTTGCAGCGCGGATGCCAATTCTCTCTGCCATCTGAATTTGATTGCGCATCAAGGATAACAGGGGACTGATCAACAAAGTTGGCCCATAACCCTGCTGGCGCAATAATTTGGTTGCTAAGAAGTAAACGATGCTCTTTCCCCAGCCGGTTGGTTGGACAAGGAGTATACGTTGTTTCTCCCGCACAAGCTGATCGATCACTTCCCATTGATGCGGGCGAAAGGAGGCGTTGGCGCCCAACATCTGGCGCAACAACTTTTCGGCATAGGCTTTGTCCATTTGCGAGGCTCCCTCTTGGTATAGGCATTGATTCCCCTCTCATGCATTGCGGGGCAGTGAACAAATTCACCCGGGATTATACTCGCAATCGAGAGCTTTCACACAAAGAAGATATATCTCCAGTGCAATTGGGTTAAAAAATCGCTGCCTGATCAGGAAGGCAGCGATCAGAGAGCAGCCGACGGGAAATTTACAGAGGGCAATGCCAAACGAACCGGTGATTAGATCATTGCACTTAACCATGCCCATGCGCCACGCTGTCATGACACGGCGCGGCTTCTTTCAAATTGCCACCAAAATAATTTTCCAAAGCCTGCCGCACCGTCCCGCTGGCACCTGTAGCGGCTTTGATGCCGTACTGCTCGAAAAACTCGATGGCGCGCCCACCCATGCCACCGCTCAGAATCACGTTGGCTTGTTGGGTGTGTATGAAGGCGGGAATTTGCCCCGGCTGGTGGTTTTCGGCAAAAGGATTGACCACAGCCTGAATAGCCTTGATCGTGTTGTTATCCACATCTACCAGGATAAAGTACGGCGCATGACCGAAGTGTTGTGCCACCACACTGTCTAGTCCATGGTTGTTTTCTGCGGTGACTGCAATTCTCATCTCAAATCTCCTCGTTGATTAGTTTTTCAAGTTCTTTTGCCATCAAATAGTCTTCGACGGCGATTTCTTGCCCTGTCACGCCGGGCACTTCTGCCACGGCGCGCTTGATATTTAACGCTAACATTACGGCAATGGGACAGACGAACGATGAAGGTCGAAAGGTGTAGCGCACTTTGCCGCACGCGTCGACGCTCAAATTGTCTACCAGGCGCATCCGCACCACATCGGCGTTGGTTTCGGGGTCAATGACGGTTTTCAGTCGTTCCAGAATTGCTTCTTCCAAAGACATTCCGTTCATTCCTTTTGTGCCAGGGCCTGGAGAACGCGCTCCCACACCTGGCGGATGGCGACGCTGACGGGAGCTTCTGGTTGGAAGGCTGTCACGGCCTCGCCTGCGACCATGGCGGTTGTTACCGTCACATCGAACGGAATCCTGCCGATGGTTTCGATGCCCTGCTCCCTGCAGAACGATTCGATCTCCTCTGTCCCGGCGGGGTATACATCCGCCTTATTGATGCATACATGCGCTTGCACGCCAAAGTGCTGCACGGTCTGCAAAATGCGGCGCATATCGTGGACGCCGGAAATGGTCGGCTCAGCCACGATCAGGGCAAGGTCCGCGCCGGATACCGCCGAGATGACGGGACAGCCAATGCCCGGCGGTCCATCCACGATGACGAGCTCGCGACCCTCATCCAGGGCTTGCAGGCGGGCACGCTGTTTGACGAGGGTCACCAACTTGCCCGAATTTTCCTGCCCGGGAAACAGGTGGGCGTGATAGAGCGGCCCATAGCGGCTCTCGGAAAAATAGAACTTTCCCGCGATTTGCTCGCGCATGGAAATACTCTGCGTCGGGCATTGATAGACACAGGCTGCGCAGCCATCACAGGCGATGGGGTCCACCCGATAGCTCTCGCCCCCTCTTTCCAGGAGAGAGGAGGGAAGGATGGCGTCGAAACGACACACCCTCTCACAATCGCCGCACGCAGCGCAGGTATCCTGGTTAATGAACGCCACCTTACCACCCTTGAAATCCTGCACCTCTACCAATTGCGGCTGGAGAACCAGTTCCAGGTTGGCTGCATCCACATCCGCATCCGCCAGGATGACTTTACCCGCCAATCCATTTTGGGAAGCGAGATGGGCAAATGCCGCGGTGATGCTGGTCTTGCCCGTGCCGCCTTTACCGCTGAGAATGACGAGTTGTTTCATGCCGTTACCCTGGTGGCGATGGTTTCCAGCAAGGCGCGAAAGCTGGCTCGAAACTCGGGCGCGGCCTCCACCAGGGTCTTGCCGCTGGCGATGGCTTCGGCAAAGCGCCGCTCCATTGGGATGCGCATCAGAATGGGCAATTCATTTTCGGCGCAATACTTCTCCACCGCGTCGTCGCCGATCCCGTCGCGGTTGAGGATCACGCCCGCCGGGATGCCCAATTCGCGGCAAATCTTCACGACCTGTTTCAAGTCGTGCAAACCAAAAGGTGTTGGTTCGGTGACGAGGATGGCAAAGTCTGCGCCGCGCAGGGTCTCAACCACGGGGCAGGAGGCGCCGGGCGGGGCATCGCGGATTTCAAGCTGGAACTGCTCGAGTTGAAGATGCGCTGCTGCTGGATTGGCATCTGACTGCCATTTCTTCAACTCGCGGATGATCGGTACGGCCATCGGCTCACCGACATTCATCACGCCCTGGGCAAAGGCTATCCCGCTGGAGGTCAGCCCGCTTTCCAGCACGCCCATCCCATCCAGTTGCTCGTGAATGGCTTTTTCTGGGCAGTTCAACCTGCAACTGCCGCAGCCATGACAGAGTTCAGGGAAGATCAGCGTCTTTTTGCCGATGACGGCGATGGCGTGAAACTGGCAGACCTCCGCGCAACGTCCGCAATGGGTGCAAAGCATTTCGTCCACTACCGGTAGCAGAATGCCGACCTCTTTGCGTTGATTGAATTCGGGATGCAGAAAGAGGGCGGCGTTTGGCGCTTCCACGTCGCAATCGAGGAGGCGCACTGCCTCCTGCTCAGCAGCAACCAGCGCCAGACTGGTCGCAATGGTGGTTTTGCCCGTCCCACCCTTGCCGCTGGCAACGACAATCCGCATCAGCGACCACCTCCGTGCTGACCCGGGCGGGTGGCGGCTTCGGGTTTACTCAGCTTTCCGGCTTTGAATAGTGCCAGTACATCCGCAGCGGTCAGGGATTCGCTGGCAGGAGCAAGATACAGTTCGATGCCAGCGGAGGAGAGAGTCTCAAAGGCGTTGGGTCCGTAAGCCCCGCTAACCACCGCCTGCGCGCCCAATTTGGCGATGAATTGCGCCGCCTGTACGCCTGCTCCGCCCGTAGCGGACAGGGCAGGATTCGCGTGAACAGTCCATTCGCCTGTTTCACTATCCACCAGGCAAAAGGCAACGGCGCGCCCAAAGCGCGGGTCAAAGGGGGCATCCAGTCTGTTTCCACTGATTGAGATAGCCAGTTTCATAAGTCTACTCTCGAATCATTCTTGTGCCGCATTGCGGGCAAACCATGTCTATGCAACGCTGTCCTGCAATGTGTGGCTGCTTATATCCGCATTTCGGGCAGACGCAATTGCCTCCCGGTCCAGAACCGGGCCGATTACCACCGCCTCTGCCCATCCCCTGCCCGCTACCTCGTCCCAAACCCTGTCCGCCTCCTCCACCGCGTCTTCCGCCTTGACCGCAGCCTTGAAGCAATCGTTTATTCATGGAAAACTTCCTTTCTTGAGATCGCTTTAAAAGAAACGACCTCTGATGAATAGAGAACAGCAGAACTATTTTTCAAGTTCTTCGATCCGCTTGTTGATGCTGTCGAGTTGTCCCTTCAGCCATTCCGATTGGTTTTTAAGGGCTTGCAGCATCTCTTCCTTTGTGGGCGGATTCCAGGCCTGGTAATTCCGCCAGCCAAAGCCGCCTTTACAGCCGTGCCGCCATCCCATTCCCAAACCCCAGCCAGGATTTGTAAATCCCGGCACAGAGTAACCGGCACAGGTTCCCATTCTGCGCCCGGTTAGAGGGCCAACGCCTATCGGACCTGTACGATCACCGCGTGGCATGACATTTACCTCCTTTCTTTGAAGAATTTATACCCATTTTCCTTTACCAGCCTCCCTGCCGCGGACTTGTCTGCGCTGCCTGTGACCATAACCACCTCGGCGAAGATGATGAGGCGCTCGCAGACTTTTTTGCGCCACCAGAGAGGGTAAAGACTTCACCTGAGACTGTAGCGGTGGAGGGGCTTTTTGTCGTCGTTCCAGAGAGTCCACCAGCGTGTCAACGAAGCGGGGAAAAACCTCCCGAGCGGCAAAAGCCAACACTGCGTTTAGCCAGGACTTTTTCTCAAAAGGCAGCGGCTCAGCCACAATGCCCCTGGATTGCTCGACAGGTTGGATAGAAAGCGGCTGTGCTGTCAATGCAGGCGCATCGCTGGAGGTTTGCTGGACTGCCGCTTTCGGCACTTCGGTGGCAACAATTGCTCCTTGCGGACAGCTCTCCATGCAGGCCTCGCAACCGATGCAAAGTGTCCCTTCAATCACAGCGCGCCCACCTTCGAGGCGGATGGCATTGGATGGGCAGACTGAAAGGCAATTGCCGCAACCGCTGCAGAGTTCTCGATTCACTTGTATTGTCATCGTTTGCCTTCCTGACCGTTCAAGTGCCTTTCTTCATAGCGTCATAAGCCGCTTCCAGGGCTTCGATTTGCTTGCGCTGCTGGCGCAGGGCTTCAGTCCAGTCGGAGAGGGTTGCTTCGCCCTGTGGGGTGATGGTGTAAATGCGCCGCTGTGGGCCAAGGCTTTCCTCACTCCATGAACTGACCACCAGCCCCGCCGCTTCCAGTTCGCGCAGGGCGCGGTAGAGGATGCTAATGTCCATCAGGCTGGTGTCGAAGCCAAACTCTTGCAAGCCATCCATCAGACTGTAGCCGTAACCCGCTTCACGATGCAGCAGCACCAACAGGCACGATTCCAGGAAAAACATCTTGCGCCGGCCACCGCGGCCTGCAAAACCTCGTCCAGCGGGCATGAGCCTTCTCTTATGTCTATAGTATAACCAACTATAGACTTTATGTCAATATCGGTTGAGCGATCAGGTTGGTGACGCTTCTCCCTATCCATCCTTTGCTTTCAGGTATAATGAACTTTCAGTCCTCGGCGGTCTGACGAACAACGATGGCACACAAAAAAATCCTCATCCCGGCTTCCCTTTTGGTTGTATTTGTAGCCAGCTTGTTTGGGGCAGTCCTCTTAACGCCCGAAAGCCGCTCCCCGATTCTTTTCGACATCCCCGAAATTTCCCTCGTCGGGTATCAGCGGCTGATGATCTTTGCCCCTCATTGTGATGACGAAATTTTAGGGTCGGCGGGTTTGATCCAGAAAGCGCACCAGTTGGGGATTGATGTGCGTGTCGTTTTAGAAACCAACGGCGATGGATATCTATTTGCCACCCTGGAAGAATTTCGGCGCATCTACCCCCGCCCAGGCGATTTTATCCGCATGGGCGATCTTCGTCAGCAAGAGACATTAAAAGCACTCCAGCAGTTGGGGGTTAAGAGCCACCAGGTGTTCTTCCTTGGCTATCCCGACCGCGGTACGCCTCAGTTATGGTTGCAGCATTGGTCGCGGGAAAATCCTTATACTTCTCCTTATACCCGCACCTCCCGTAGCCCGTATCATCTCACCTTTAACTCCGCTGCAGTCTATGCGGGAGAGGATCTGCTGGGTGATATCCGCAGCCTCATTGAAACCTATCAGCCTGATCTGATTGTCTATCCTCACCCAGCCGATGTTCACCCTGATCATTGGGGGTTGAGTGCCTTTGTGCGCCTGGCTGTCTATCTCATTCAGCGGCATACACCCGACTATCAACCTGCCCTCCTGGCATACCTGATCCATCGCCCCGATTTTCCATATCCAAAGCGATATGTGCCTGAAGCAGATCTCTTACCACCTAACAAGATGTGGAGTGTGGATACGGAGTGGTTTCGCTTAGACCTGACGGGAGACGAAATTGCCCGCAAAGAAAATGCGACACTAGCTTACCAGAGCCAGTTGGGGTTATTGCGTAATTTTCTGCTGAGCTTTGTGCGGCGAAATGAATTGTTCGATCGCCCTGAAGCTGGAATCTTAGAAGTGGTGAGCTTCGGCGATCGCATGCAACCAGGCACCTGGTTGAACTCAC from Anaerolineae bacterium includes the following:
- a CDS encoding MinD superfamily P-loop ATPase containing an inserted ferredoxin domain yields the protein MKQLVILSGKGGTGKTSITAAFAHLASQNGLAGKVILADADVDAANLELVLQPQLVEVQDFKGGKVAFINQDTCAACGDCERVCRFDAILPSSLLERGGESYRVDPIACDGCAACVYQCPTQSISMREQIAGKFYFSESRYGPLYHAHLFPGQENSGKLVTLVKQRARLQALDEGRELVIVDGPPGIGCPVISAVSGADLALIVAEPTISGVHDMRRILQTVQHFGVQAHVCINKADVYPAGTEEIESFCREQGIETIGRIPFDVTVTTAMVAGEAVTAFQPEAPVSVAIRQVWERVLQALAQKE
- a CDS encoding MinD superfamily P-loop ATPase containing an inserted ferredoxin domain, translated to MRIVVASGKGGTGKTTIATSLALVAAEQEAVRLLDCDVEAPNAALFLHPEFNQRKEVGILLPVVDEMLCTHCGRCAEVCQFHAIAVIGKKTLIFPELCHGCGSCRLNCPEKAIHEQLDGMGVLESGLTSSGIAFAQGVMNVGEPMAVPIIRELKKWQSDANPAAAHLQLEQFQLEIRDAPPGASCPVVETLRGADFAILVTEPTPFGLHDLKQVVKICRELGIPAGVILNRDGIGDDAVEKYCAENELPILMRIPMERRFAEAIASGKTLVEAAPEFRASFRALLETIATRVTA
- a CDS encoding Dinitrogenase iron-molybdenum cofactor biosynthesis protein → MKLAISISGNRLDAPFDPRFGRAVAFCLVDSETGEWTVHANPALSATGGAGVQAAQFIAKLGAQAVVSGAYGPNAFETLSSAGIELYLAPASESLTAADVLALFKAGKLSKPEAATRPGQHGGGR
- a CDS encoding Transcriptional regulator, PadR family, translated to MFFLESCLLVLLHREAGYGYSLMDGLQEFGFDTSLMDISILYRALRELEAAGLVVSSWSEESLGPQRRIYTITPQGEATLSDWTEALRQQRKQIEALEAAYDAMKKGT